Proteins co-encoded in one Waddlia chondrophila WSU 86-1044 genomic window:
- a CDS encoding low molecular weight protein-tyrosine-phosphatase — translation MVSILFVCLGNICRSPCAEGVLKHFAKEDGLDLHVESCGLGDWHEGQLPDERMRKTAQARGIVLNSRAKGFRPEFFDVFDWILAADKSVLDELHKKTDSPTHKAKIHLMTKFSKSHLGKDVPDPYYHEIAQFEYAMDIIEDACRGISERLKKKS, via the coding sequence ATGGTCTCCATTTTATTTGTTTGCTTAGGAAATATTTGCCGCTCTCCTTGTGCTGAAGGGGTTTTGAAGCATTTCGCAAAAGAGGACGGACTTGACCTTCATGTGGAAAGTTGCGGTTTGGGAGATTGGCATGAAGGGCAGCTCCCGGATGAAAGGATGCGAAAAACAGCTCAAGCTAGAGGGATTGTTTTAAATAGCCGGGCAAAGGGGTTCCGTCCAGAATTTTTCGATGTTTTCGATTGGATTTTAGCTGCTGACAAAAGCGTTCTCGATGAGCTGCATAAGAAGACTGACTCTCCTACACACAAAGCAAAAATTCATCTAATGACCAAGTTCAGCAAAAGCCATTTAGGAAAAGATGTTCCCGATCCCTATTACCATGAAATTGCGCAATTCGAATACGCAATGGATATCATCGAAGATGCATGCAGAGGGATTTCCGAGCGCTTAAAAAAAAAATCCTAA
- a CDS encoding DUF721 domain-containing protein — protein MANEYLKRRYRGRYETALTTRDLGSVLTKVLININARQQERPDLILAYWPQVVGPAIAPLTRAVSFYEGVLTIKVKNSTLHSLLSLEEKPRILAALRQKFPNVTLSDIAFKIG, from the coding sequence ATGGCAAATGAGTATTTAAAAAGGCGGTATCGCGGACGTTATGAAACAGCATTGACAACTCGTGATTTAGGTTCCGTTTTAACAAAAGTGCTCATTAATATTAACGCCAGGCAGCAAGAACGGCCGGATCTGATTTTAGCCTATTGGCCTCAAGTCGTCGGCCCTGCAATTGCTCCTTTGACACGCGCTGTTTCCTTTTATGAAGGGGTCTTAACGATAAAAGTTAAAAACTCAACACTGCACAGTCTTTTATCGCTTGAAGAAAAACCAAGAATATTAGCTGCCTTAAGGCAAAAATTTCCCAATGTAACCCTTTCCGATATTGCATTCAAAATCGGATAA
- the gyrB gene encoding DNA topoisomerase (ATP-hydrolyzing) subunit B, whose amino-acid sequence MSNQTLETKEPEPMSKEYNASSITVLEGLQAVRERPGMYVGDTSTSGLHQLVYEVVDNSIDEAMAGHCSEIYVIINADGSITLEDNGRGIPIQKHEKESQKQGREVSALEVVMTTLHAGGKFDKETYKVSGGLHGVGVSCVCALSSKMIVNVYKDGRVWEMHFSQGKVIKSLADMGATSKKGTRITFWPDETVMTVTEFDYDILAKRLRELAFLNRGISIFFQDERHDDKDDVNFRYDGGLKSFVSYLNENKNAIFPEPIYFYGTREGDDGPIDIEVAMQWNDGYNETIFSYVNNISTAHGGTHLTGFSTALTRVLNNYIKTHNLLRSDKIGISGEDMREGLTAVISAKVANPQFEGQTKQRLGNSDVGSVVQQITGEELGIFLDEHPSIAKTISDKAILAAKAREAARKARELTLRKSALDSARLPGKLTDCQERNPELCELYIVEGDSAGGSAKSGRDRRFQAILPIRGKILNVEKARLEKVLQNTEVGTIISALGCGIGTEGFDLGKLRYHKIIIMTDADVDGSHIRTLLLTFFYRHMPALVENNHIYIAQPPLYLVTRKKSKQYIHSEKEMDEYLLKLGISDIVLKKETDEQPMDKESVEALMNVIVDLESFLTRIEKKGMSFREFLEAKNEEGQYPRFQIETVEGFRFAYSSDEFEALKTADEEAQKLQHEQKLASMPEAEITDDMRVFKAKRLHFIELYEPENLEKLINRIKPFNFSFENYLLVNGPLLTVRTENGEDVLCHTLREVIDLIRDNGRKGIEIQRYKGLGEMNADQLWETTMDPEKRTLIKVTLPDAVAADHMFTMLMGDEVPPRRAFIEQHALSVKDLDI is encoded by the coding sequence ATGAGCAATCAAACTTTAGAGACAAAGGAACCAGAGCCAATGAGCAAGGAGTACAACGCAAGTTCGATCACGGTTTTAGAGGGCTTGCAAGCAGTTAGGGAACGGCCAGGAATGTATGTCGGCGACACCTCCACCTCCGGGCTTCATCAACTTGTTTACGAGGTGGTTGACAACTCTATTGATGAGGCGATGGCAGGCCATTGCTCTGAAATTTATGTCATCATTAACGCAGACGGATCAATTACTCTTGAAGACAACGGACGAGGAATTCCCATTCAGAAGCATGAGAAAGAGTCGCAAAAGCAAGGAAGGGAAGTCTCTGCGCTTGAAGTTGTCATGACAACTTTGCATGCAGGAGGTAAATTCGATAAAGAAACCTATAAAGTCTCCGGCGGTCTCCATGGTGTGGGCGTCTCTTGCGTGTGTGCTCTTTCTTCAAAAATGATTGTTAACGTCTATAAGGACGGGCGCGTTTGGGAGATGCATTTTTCTCAAGGGAAAGTGATTAAATCGCTTGCTGACATGGGAGCAACATCGAAAAAAGGAACGCGCATCACTTTTTGGCCGGATGAAACGGTCATGACAGTCACAGAATTTGATTACGACATTCTTGCCAAACGTTTAAGAGAGCTGGCTTTTCTTAACCGGGGAATCAGCATTTTCTTTCAAGATGAAAGGCATGACGATAAAGACGATGTGAATTTCAGATATGATGGAGGTTTAAAGTCATTCGTCAGCTATCTGAATGAAAATAAGAACGCCATTTTTCCCGAGCCGATCTATTTCTACGGCACCAGAGAAGGCGATGACGGGCCGATCGATATTGAAGTTGCGATGCAATGGAACGACGGCTACAACGAAACAATTTTTTCTTACGTCAATAACATCAGCACGGCTCATGGTGGAACTCATCTTACAGGGTTTTCCACTGCGTTAACTCGGGTTTTAAACAATTACATTAAAACCCATAATCTGTTGAGAAGCGATAAGATCGGGATTTCGGGCGAGGATATGCGCGAGGGATTGACTGCTGTGATCTCGGCAAAGGTCGCTAATCCTCAATTTGAAGGGCAGACAAAACAACGATTGGGCAATAGCGACGTTGGGTCTGTCGTTCAGCAAATTACTGGAGAGGAGTTGGGAATTTTCCTCGATGAACACCCATCGATTGCCAAGACGATTTCCGACAAAGCAATTTTAGCAGCCAAAGCGCGCGAAGCGGCACGCAAAGCCAGGGAGCTGACATTGCGGAAATCCGCTTTAGACAGCGCTCGTCTTCCAGGAAAACTGACAGATTGCCAGGAAAGAAATCCGGAGCTGTGCGAACTTTACATCGTTGAGGGTGATTCGGCAGGAGGATCGGCAAAATCCGGTCGCGACAGAAGATTTCAGGCGATCCTGCCGATTCGCGGTAAAATTCTCAATGTCGAAAAGGCAAGATTGGAAAAAGTCTTGCAAAACACTGAAGTAGGCACAATCATTTCCGCATTAGGCTGTGGAATCGGAACAGAAGGATTCGATTTAGGCAAGCTCCGCTACCACAAAATTATTATCATGACTGACGCCGATGTGGACGGTTCTCACATTAGAACGTTGCTTTTGACATTTTTCTATCGTCATATGCCGGCGCTGGTGGAGAACAACCATATTTATATTGCGCAGCCGCCTCTCTATCTGGTGACTCGGAAAAAAAGCAAACAGTACATCCACTCGGAGAAAGAAATGGATGAATATTTGTTAAAGCTTGGAATCAGCGACATTGTCCTGAAAAAAGAGACCGATGAGCAGCCGATGGATAAAGAGTCTGTTGAAGCCTTGATGAATGTGATTGTCGATCTCGAATCGTTTCTCACACGGATCGAGAAGAAGGGGATGAGCTTTCGCGAGTTTCTCGAAGCGAAAAATGAAGAGGGGCAATATCCTCGCTTCCAAATTGAAACAGTAGAAGGTTTTCGATTTGCCTATTCTTCCGATGAGTTCGAAGCATTAAAAACTGCTGATGAGGAAGCTCAAAAGCTGCAGCATGAGCAGAAACTTGCTTCCATGCCCGAAGCGGAAATTACCGACGATATGCGAGTGTTTAAAGCTAAGAGGCTTCATTTTATCGAACTCTACGAGCCTGAAAACTTGGAGAAGTTGATCAACCGCATCAAGCCGTTCAATTTTAGCTTTGAGAATTATTTACTTGTGAATGGCCCCTTATTGACGGTTCGGACTGAGAATGGAGAGGATGTTCTCTGCCACACTTTACGCGAAGTGATCGATTTAATCAGAGATAACGGGCGAAAAGGGATTGAGATCCAACGTTACAAAGGTTTGGGTGAAATGAATGCGGATCAGTTGTGGGAAACAACAATGGATCCTGAGAAGAGAACTTTAATTAAAGTGACTCTTCCTGATGCTGTTGCGGCCGACCATATGTTTACGATGTTGATGGGCGATGAAGTGCCTCCAAGGCGCGCTTTCATCGAGCAGCACGCTTTATCAGTCAAAGATCTGGACATCTAA
- the gyrA gene encoding DNA topoisomerase (ATP-hydrolyzing) subunit A, protein MSYTENELIIPRNVEDEMKDSYLRYSMSVIISRALPDARDGLKPSQRRILYAMRLLNLSPGGKHRKCAKISGDTSGDFHPHGEQVIYPTLVRMAQPWMMRYRLVDGQGNFGSVDGDPPAAMRYTEARLTHASIQLMDDLDKNTVDMVPNYDETRSEPTVFPAKFPNLLCNGSSGIAVGMATNIPPHNLKELINATKLVLDNPNTSIQEIMQVMPAPDFPTGGIICGYRGVKEAYHTGRGKIILRGVVNIEEKKDREILVIDQIPYNVNKSRLIEQIAELTNNKSVTGISDLRDESDKSGMRIVIELKRGEIPDVIINQLYKFTDLQVTFGCNMLALDKGLPRTMNIKQLIGSWVDHRIEVVRRRTRYELQKAEARLHILEGYLKAIDNLDEVVKIIRASNHREEAKDALIEHFEFSIKQANAVLDLRLYQLTGLERDKIQSEYDELLKKIEYYRAVLASEQMVRDIIKEELDEIQVKHKSERATQIVEAEGDMDIEDLIANEPAIITISQDDYIKRMPVDTFREQRRGGTGVVGFNQKKEEDVLKGLYVANTHDHLLVFTNLGRCYWLKVWQIPEGSRRSKGKPLVNLLSDIRSEESIATVLQTSNFEGDRYVLMATRNGIVKKTPIDAFSNPRRNGIWAIDIVEGDELEGARLVEGEQQVMLFTHNGMAVRFDHHKVRSMGRMARGVKGVSLKGDNDRVVGCEVVSGNETVLIVCENGFGKRSTVSDFRQTNRGGVGVRSIITSERNGKVVGAVCITDDDGLLMMSSSGQTLRISMKDLRVMGRNTQGVKLANLREDDILVAIQKVESAEEEDDEEETC, encoded by the coding sequence ATGAGTTATACGGAAAATGAATTAATTATCCCTCGCAATGTCGAAGATGAAATGAAAGACAGTTACCTTAGGTATTCGATGTCTGTGATCATCTCACGCGCTCTTCCCGATGCACGTGACGGTCTAAAGCCTTCTCAGAGACGCATCTTGTATGCGATGCGTTTGTTGAACTTGAGTCCTGGCGGCAAGCATCGTAAGTGTGCGAAAATTTCAGGAGACACCTCAGGAGATTTCCACCCTCACGGTGAACAGGTGATCTATCCAACGCTTGTCAGAATGGCGCAACCTTGGATGATGAGGTATCGGCTTGTCGACGGACAGGGAAACTTTGGTTCTGTCGATGGCGATCCACCGGCTGCCATGCGTTATACTGAAGCGCGTCTGACTCACGCATCCATTCAGTTGATGGACGACCTTGATAAGAATACTGTCGATATGGTGCCGAACTATGATGAGACGCGAAGTGAGCCAACTGTTTTTCCGGCAAAATTCCCCAACCTGTTATGCAACGGCTCCTCTGGAATTGCTGTCGGGATGGCAACAAATATTCCTCCTCATAATCTCAAGGAATTGATCAATGCAACAAAACTTGTGCTTGACAATCCAAATACGTCTATCCAAGAAATTATGCAGGTAATGCCTGCTCCCGATTTCCCAACAGGCGGTATCATTTGCGGATATCGCGGGGTCAAAGAAGCCTATCACACCGGCCGCGGTAAAATTATTTTGCGCGGAGTGGTCAATATTGAAGAGAAAAAAGACCGAGAGATCCTGGTCATTGACCAGATCCCTTACAACGTGAACAAATCCCGGCTGATCGAACAAATTGCGGAGCTGACAAATAATAAATCTGTCACGGGAATATCTGACTTGCGCGATGAATCCGATAAAAGCGGAATGCGGATTGTGATCGAGTTAAAGCGAGGGGAAATTCCCGATGTAATCATCAACCAGCTCTACAAATTTACCGATCTTCAGGTCACATTCGGCTGCAACATGCTCGCGCTGGATAAAGGGCTTCCTCGAACAATGAACATCAAGCAGTTGATCGGCTCGTGGGTGGATCACAGGATAGAGGTTGTTCGCCGCCGTACGCGCTACGAGCTTCAAAAAGCCGAAGCGCGCTTACATATCCTTGAAGGGTATTTGAAGGCAATTGACAATCTTGATGAAGTGGTCAAAATCATCCGTGCGAGTAATCATAGAGAAGAAGCCAAGGATGCCTTGATCGAGCATTTTGAATTCTCGATCAAACAAGCGAACGCTGTTCTCGATCTGAGATTGTATCAGTTGACAGGATTAGAAAGGGATAAGATTCAATCTGAGTACGACGAGCTTTTGAAAAAAATCGAATATTACAGGGCTGTTTTGGCAAGCGAACAGATGGTGCGCGACATCATCAAAGAGGAGCTTGACGAGATACAGGTGAAACATAAATCCGAACGCGCAACACAAATTGTTGAAGCGGAAGGGGATATGGATATTGAAGATCTGATTGCCAACGAGCCTGCAATCATTACGATTTCTCAGGATGACTATATCAAGAGAATGCCTGTTGACACCTTTCGCGAGCAAAGGCGCGGAGGGACAGGGGTTGTCGGCTTTAATCAGAAAAAAGAAGAGGATGTTCTTAAGGGCCTTTACGTTGCCAATACGCATGATCATCTGCTTGTTTTTACGAACCTTGGCCGCTGCTATTGGTTAAAAGTTTGGCAAATCCCCGAAGGAAGTCGACGTTCAAAAGGAAAACCTTTAGTCAATCTTCTTTCTGATATCAGGTCTGAAGAGTCAATCGCGACCGTTTTGCAAACCTCAAATTTTGAGGGGGACCGCTATGTTCTGATGGCAACGCGCAACGGCATCGTGAAAAAAACACCAATAGACGCATTCAGCAATCCAAGGCGCAATGGGATATGGGCGATTGACATTGTCGAAGGCGATGAGCTTGAAGGCGCACGCTTGGTAGAAGGGGAGCAGCAGGTCATGCTCTTTACTCATAACGGCATGGCTGTTAGGTTCGACCATCACAAAGTAAGATCAATGGGACGGATGGCGCGTGGAGTCAAGGGAGTGTCTTTGAAAGGCGATAACGACCGCGTGGTTGGCTGCGAAGTCGTTTCTGGAAACGAGACAGTTTTGATCGTTTGCGAAAATGGTTTTGGAAAAAGATCGACAGTCAGCGACTTTAGGCAGACCAACCGAGGCGGCGTCGGCGTTCGCTCCATCATTACCAGTGAACGCAACGGAAAAGTTGTAGGCGCAGTCTGTATTACAGATGACGACGGGTTGCTTATGATGTCTTCTTCGGGTCAAACGCTGCGCATCAGCATGAAAGATCTTCGTGTCATGGGAAGAAATACGCAAGGAGTCAAGTTGGCTAACTTGCGCGAGGACGACATTCTTGTCGCCATTCAAAAGGTTGAGTCTGCTGAAGAAGAGGATGATGAAGAGGAGACATGCTGA
- the tmk gene encoding dTMP kinase — protein MMFISVEGGEGSGKTTLIRNLAEYLESKGDQVLITREPGGTRFGESLRKVLLDPEFPAAFNARAEMLLFLAARVQHIEEVIQPALRKGKTVICDRFNDSTIAYQGGGRELGVVRVEQLCFEVCDGFQPDKTFVLDINPETAFQRLNRSKDRMEKESFDFHNKVRSAFYALKDKHPNRIHLINADQSKEKVLADVLKYLQ, from the coding sequence ATGATGTTCATCTCAGTAGAAGGAGGCGAAGGTTCCGGTAAGACAACTTTAATCCGGAACCTTGCCGAATATCTTGAATCGAAAGGCGATCAAGTGCTTATCACCAGAGAACCTGGAGGCACACGATTTGGAGAGTCTTTGCGCAAGGTGTTGTTAGATCCAGAGTTTCCTGCTGCTTTTAACGCGCGTGCTGAGATGCTGCTGTTTTTAGCTGCGAGAGTGCAGCATATTGAGGAGGTGATTCAGCCAGCTCTTAGAAAAGGAAAAACTGTCATTTGCGATCGGTTCAACGATTCGACGATTGCTTATCAAGGTGGAGGAAGAGAGCTTGGAGTCGTCCGCGTGGAGCAGTTGTGCTTTGAGGTTTGTGACGGCTTTCAACCGGATAAAACATTTGTTTTGGATATCAATCCCGAAACAGCTTTTCAACGTTTGAATCGTTCAAAAGACCGCATGGAAAAAGAGTCTTTTGATTTTCACAACAAGGTCAGATCCGCTTTTTACGCCTTGAAAGATAAGCATCCTAATAGAATTCATCTCATTAACGCGGATCAATCCAAAGAAAAAGTTTTAGCCGATGTTTTGAAGTATTTACAATGA
- a CDS encoding ATP-binding protein: MNSKLHRLIEMDRIPHSLLLIGSDKATLKETALSFARSILKTDRKEHPDIRLYMPEGKVGLHSIFSMRKFSEEVYLSPFESLKKVFILLEAERMLPTSANALLKTFEEPAPDSVIILATSSPSQLLPTVLSRCQKVTIDKGNPQIVKEDPLYKALITALAHGSLKSYANILELSDQLDTLIDEEHKEMEKSLKTELIDHQADMLTAAQKEAFLKEVEGVVSLSKKERVKKLLIALLSWYRDLHLLKVKGNPALLMNSDFESELAKAACQKQVPLLSDVEQIMRDAILSLDRSTSPKICFENVFLRLT; encoded by the coding sequence ATGAACTCAAAGCTGCACCGTCTCATTGAAATGGATCGGATTCCCCACTCACTTTTGTTGATTGGTTCTGATAAGGCAACTTTAAAAGAGACCGCTCTCTCATTTGCTCGTTCGATTCTTAAAACAGATCGAAAAGAGCATCCCGATATCCGCCTCTATATGCCGGAGGGAAAAGTTGGCTTGCATTCAATTTTTTCGATGAGAAAATTTTCCGAAGAGGTTTACCTGTCGCCATTTGAATCCCTCAAAAAAGTGTTTATCCTGCTTGAAGCGGAGCGGATGCTTCCTACGAGTGCAAATGCTTTGCTCAAAACATTTGAAGAGCCTGCACCGGACTCAGTCATTATCCTTGCCACCTCTTCTCCTTCTCAACTACTGCCGACAGTCTTATCCCGCTGCCAGAAAGTGACAATTGATAAGGGGAACCCGCAAATCGTTAAAGAAGATCCTCTTTATAAGGCCTTGATCACGGCCTTAGCTCACGGATCTTTGAAGTCTTATGCGAACATTTTGGAGCTTTCGGATCAATTAGATACTTTGATTGATGAAGAGCATAAAGAGATGGAAAAGTCGTTGAAAACGGAACTGATCGATCATCAGGCCGATATGCTGACAGCAGCGCAGAAAGAGGCCTTTCTCAAGGAAGTGGAGGGAGTGGTATCTTTAAGCAAGAAAGAGCGTGTGAAAAAATTATTGATCGCTTTATTGTCGTGGTATCGCGATTTACATTTGCTTAAAGTGAAGGGGAACCCCGCATTATTAATGAATTCCGATTTCGAAAGCGAGCTGGCAAAAGCAGCTTGCCAAAAGCAAGTGCCGTTGCTATCCGATGTTGAGCAGATCATGAGAGACGCAATCCTCTCGTTGGACCGTTCGACATCGCCAAAAATTTGTTTCGAAAACGTTTTTTTGCGGTTGACTTAG
- a CDS encoding chorismate-binding protein — translation MIKSGAVISIRHDQVVIGSGRKEMVSTPKENEKPAFYFPDFFLEDPKPWYQYEESEQLTTEQLATRLPASGSSNGRSWSIQGDEIYSNTFSRLQISFQKGELKKAVPYLFYTSDQPFKVQQSLLSLLNYSSQHPTFLYGFWEDEKGILGGSPELLFHIASDGILTTAAIAGTVESAYEDRLLSDPKLKIEHDLVIEGICASLAPFGKAEVGKTEILRLSHLSHAKTPISVQLERIDCIDALTRALHPTPALGAFPKAGGLNWLANYAKLLPRGRYGAPVGVKIGNHFSCYVAIRNIQWEQGCIRLGVGGGVVRASNEKDERDELALKFEATRSMLNI, via the coding sequence ATGATAAAATCAGGAGCTGTCATTTCCATCAGACACGATCAAGTTGTCATCGGCTCTGGAAGAAAAGAAATGGTAAGCACTCCTAAAGAAAACGAAAAGCCTGCCTTTTACTTTCCCGATTTTTTTCTCGAAGATCCGAAGCCTTGGTATCAATATGAAGAAAGTGAACAGCTGACAACTGAACAGCTGGCAACCCGCTTGCCAGCTTCCGGCTCTTCGAATGGCAGATCATGGTCAATTCAAGGAGATGAGATCTATTCCAACACCTTCTCTCGTTTGCAAATTTCTTTCCAAAAGGGAGAATTAAAAAAAGCGGTTCCGTATCTATTTTACACATCTGATCAACCGTTTAAAGTTCAACAATCTTTATTGAGCCTTTTAAATTATTCCTCACAGCATCCCACCTTTCTCTATGGATTTTGGGAGGATGAAAAGGGGATTCTTGGAGGATCCCCTGAACTGTTATTCCACATCGCTTCCGACGGCATATTGACTACAGCAGCCATCGCAGGCACCGTTGAGTCAGCTTATGAAGATCGGTTGCTTAGCGATCCGAAGTTAAAAATCGAACACGATTTAGTGATTGAAGGAATTTGCGCCTCCTTGGCTCCGTTTGGAAAAGCAGAAGTGGGGAAGACTGAGATTTTGCGTTTGTCTCATTTAAGCCATGCGAAGACACCTATCAGTGTTCAACTGGAGAGAATCGACTGTATCGATGCATTAACTCGCGCTCTTCATCCGACTCCGGCTTTGGGAGCGTTTCCTAAAGCAGGCGGGTTGAATTGGCTAGCCAATTACGCTAAGCTTCTTCCTAGAGGAAGGTATGGAGCGCCGGTTGGAGTGAAGATAGGCAATCATTTTTCTTGCTATGTTGCCATTCGCAACATTCAATGGGAGCAAGGCTGTATCCGTCTGGGTGTTGGAGGGGGGGTCGTGCGAGCTTCAAATGAAAAAGACGAAAGAGATGAGCTCGCGTTGAAATTTGAAGCCACACGCTCAATGTTAAATATTTAG
- a CDS encoding thiamine pyrophosphate-binding protein → MNSILAQRVIQELKQLSITDVIVCPGGRSIPLVFQLEEEKGLQTYYWFEERSAAFFALGRSRVTEKPVAVVTTSGTAAGELLPAAMEAYYSGVPLLLITSDRPRKMRGTGSPQTTDQTGLFHKHIVFELDVESGEIFTLSDWSLRGPAHLNVCFEEEHILS, encoded by the coding sequence ATGAATTCGATATTAGCTCAACGTGTGATTCAAGAATTGAAACAGCTTTCGATAACTGATGTCATCGTATGTCCCGGAGGGAGAAGTATTCCTTTAGTTTTTCAACTGGAAGAAGAGAAAGGCTTGCAAACATATTACTGGTTTGAAGAGCGTTCAGCGGCATTTTTTGCTTTAGGAAGAAGCAGAGTCACAGAAAAGCCTGTTGCCGTAGTCACAACCTCGGGGACAGCTGCCGGAGAATTGCTTCCGGCAGCGATGGAAGCGTATTATTCCGGCGTTCCTCTTCTTTTGATCACCTCAGACAGACCTAGAAAAATGAGAGGAACAGGATCTCCACAGACAACAGATCAAACGGGGTTGTTTCACAAACATATTGTTTTTGAACTTGATGTCGAAAGCGGGGAAATATTTACTTTAAGCGATTGGTCTTTGCGCGGTCCAGCACATTTGAATGTCTGTTTTGAAGAAGAGCATATATTGTCATGA
- a CDS encoding immunity 53 family protein: MKKNETDNFSWLQEWFYKNCNGDWEHNTNIRIVNLDNPGWGVFINVSETVLENKKFQIIDDYRTENDWIYCVVENQQFKAAGGPFNLLEMLRVFKDWAES; encoded by the coding sequence ATGAAGAAAAATGAAACTGATAATTTTAGTTGGTTACAGGAATGGTTTTACAAAAACTGTAATGGTGACTGGGAACATAATACGAATATAAGAATTGTTAATTTAGACAACCCGGGATGGGGAGTTTTTATTAATGTTTCCGAAACGGTTCTTGAGAATAAAAAATTTCAGATAATTGATGATTATAGAACGGAAAATGATTGGATTTATTGTGTGGTTGAAAATCAGCAATTCAAAGCAGCTGGTGGTCCCTTTAATCTATTAGAAATGCTCAGAGTTTTTAAAGATTGGGCTGAAAGTTAA